In one Caballeronia sp. M1242 genomic region, the following are encoded:
- a CDS encoding sigma-70 family RNA polymerase sigma factor yields MNFEHDLLAHLPQLRRYARALTGDRAWADDLVQDATERALNRASMFRAGTNLRAWLFTIMRNIYIDQLRGRRDIAVDDETAPWRQMAAPRGEVDGLVLRDVQRALYCLPVEQREVMLLVCVEEMSYQEASQVLNVPAGTVMSRLSRAREHMRVLLGEEKERPAPLKVVSRS; encoded by the coding sequence GTGAACTTCGAGCACGATCTTCTCGCGCACCTCCCGCAGTTGCGCCGCTATGCGCGCGCACTGACGGGCGATCGCGCGTGGGCCGACGACCTCGTGCAGGATGCCACCGAACGCGCGCTCAACCGCGCGAGCATGTTCCGCGCGGGCACGAATCTGCGCGCATGGCTTTTCACGATCATGCGCAACATCTATATCGACCAGTTGCGGGGACGCCGCGATATTGCCGTCGACGATGAAACCGCGCCCTGGCGGCAGATGGCCGCGCCGCGCGGCGAAGTCGATGGCCTCGTGCTGCGCGACGTGCAGCGCGCGCTGTACTGTCTGCCGGTCGAGCAGCGCGAAGTGATGCTGCTCGTATGCGTCGAGGAAATGAGTTATCAGGAAGCGTCGCAGGTGCTGAACGTGCCGGCGGGCACGGTCATGTCGCGCCTCTCGCGGGCGCGCGAACATATGCGCGTCTTGCTGGGCGAAGAGAAGGAGCGTCCTGCGCCGTTGAAAGTGGTGAGCCGCTCATGA
- a CDS encoding type VI secretion system tube protein Hcp, with protein sequence MLSGSGGGASKASVSDLVFQHEVDCASPTLAAFCFQGKHISEVKLSMRKAGGLPFTFYRITMSDVVITKSLAFG encoded by the coding sequence ATGCTGTCAGGCTCCGGCGGCGGCGCAAGCAAAGCCTCAGTGTCCGATCTCGTGTTTCAGCACGAGGTAGATTGCGCATCACCGACGCTCGCGGCCTTCTGCTTCCAGGGCAAGCACATCAGCGAAGTCAAACTCTCGATGCGCAAAGCGGGCGGGTTGCCGTTTACGTTCTATCGAATCACGATGTCCGATGTGGTAATCACAAAAAGTCTTGCCTTCGGCTGA
- a CDS encoding sulfite exporter TauE/SafE family protein: MSFPHIDLLYSASGLAVGFLVGLTGVGGGSLMTPLLVLLFGIHPATAVGTDLLYAAATKTAGTLVHGLKGSVDWRITGRLAAGSVPAAAVTLYFLNQHGITSPGTARLIQLILGTALLITAVSLVFRPQLARFAYRKGHSRPERPARTAAWTVLTGAILGTLVSITSVGAGAIGVTVLLLLYPRLATVRIVGSDVAHAVPLTLIAGAGHWMMGSVDWSLLVSLLVGSIPGIVIGSNLSSKAPEALLRYLLAATLVLVGIKLVFS, from the coding sequence ATGTCATTTCCGCATATCGACTTACTTTATTCCGCTTCCGGGCTGGCGGTCGGCTTTCTCGTCGGGCTGACCGGCGTGGGCGGCGGCTCGCTGATGACGCCGCTGCTCGTGCTCCTCTTCGGTATCCATCCGGCCACCGCCGTGGGAACCGACCTGCTGTATGCCGCCGCCACCAAAACCGCGGGAACGCTCGTCCACGGCCTGAAAGGGTCCGTCGACTGGCGCATCACCGGTAGGCTGGCGGCAGGCAGCGTGCCCGCGGCCGCCGTCACCCTGTACTTCCTGAATCAGCACGGGATTACCTCGCCCGGCACGGCGCGGCTGATTCAGTTGATCCTCGGCACGGCGCTCCTGATAACCGCCGTATCCCTCGTGTTCCGACCGCAGCTCGCGCGCTTCGCTTACCGCAAGGGCCATAGCCGCCCGGAACGGCCCGCGCGCACGGCGGCGTGGACCGTGCTGACCGGCGCGATCCTCGGCACGCTGGTTTCCATTACGTCCGTCGGCGCCGGGGCCATCGGCGTGACCGTCTTACTGCTGCTCTACCCGCGCCTCGCGACGGTGCGCATAGTCGGCTCCGATGTCGCGCACGCCGTGCCGCTCACGCTCATTGCCGGCGCGGGCCACTGGATGATGGGCTCGGTCGACTGGTCGTTGCTCGTGTCGCTCCTCGTGGGTTCGATTCCGGGCATCGTGATCGGCAGCAATCTCTCGTCCAAGGCGCCCGAAGCACTGCTGCGCTACCTGCTCGCCGCCACCCTCGTTCTCGTCGGAATAAAGCTCGTCTTCAGTTGA
- a CDS encoding SDR family oxidoreductase, which translates to MDASAYPKPPFADQQQERTPGLTEAMNPKPDHGEETYKGSGRLAGKAALITGGDSGIGRAVAIAFAREGADVAIAYLDEHDDAKETARWIEQAGRKALLLPGDITDRQHCRDIVAKTADAFGRLDVLVNNAAYQMTYDSLEEISDDEWDKTYSTNIGAMFRITKAALAHMKEGAAIVNTTSVNADAPNPGLIAYASTKGAIQNFTGGLAQLLAERGIRVNCVAPGPIWTPLIPSTMPAEKVKNFGSQVPMKRPGQPAELAAAYVMLASDEGSYISGATIAVTGGKPII; encoded by the coding sequence ATGGACGCAAGCGCATATCCGAAGCCGCCTTTCGCCGACCAGCAACAGGAACGCACGCCGGGCCTGACCGAAGCGATGAACCCGAAGCCCGATCATGGCGAAGAGACTTACAAAGGCAGCGGCAGGCTTGCCGGCAAAGCGGCGCTGATCACGGGTGGCGACAGCGGCATCGGCCGCGCGGTGGCGATCGCCTTTGCGCGCGAAGGGGCGGACGTCGCCATCGCCTATCTGGACGAACACGACGACGCGAAGGAAACCGCGCGCTGGATCGAGCAGGCGGGGCGCAAGGCGCTCTTGCTGCCCGGCGACATCACGGATCGCCAGCATTGCCGCGACATCGTCGCGAAGACGGCCGATGCATTCGGCCGGCTCGACGTGCTCGTGAACAACGCGGCGTATCAGATGACCTACGACAGCCTCGAGGAAATCAGCGACGACGAGTGGGACAAGACCTATTCGACGAACATCGGCGCGATGTTCCGCATCACGAAGGCGGCGCTCGCGCACATGAAGGAAGGCGCGGCGATCGTGAACACGACGTCCGTGAACGCCGACGCGCCGAATCCCGGCCTGATCGCGTATGCGAGCACGAAGGGCGCGATTCAGAACTTCACGGGCGGACTCGCGCAGTTGCTGGCCGAGCGCGGCATTCGCGTGAATTGCGTCGCGCCGGGCCCGATCTGGACGCCGCTGATTCCGTCCACCATGCCGGCCGAGAAGGTGAAGAACTTCGGCTCGCAGGTGCCGATGAAGCGCCCCGGACAGCCCGCCGAACTCGCGGCCGCTTATGTGATGTTGGCGTCGGACGAGGGCAGCTACATCTCCGGCGCGACTATCGCGGTGACGGGCGGCAAGCCGATCATCTGA
- a CDS encoding anti-sigma factor yields the protein MTNQDRPADDNERALQALSAYIDDELPGDERDATAVRIANDAACEATVAAYRAQDNALRALFAAERAEPQIVVMRPPARQRYLLAACLLVVGIACGFLMHMLLPSLGEPRARFAERADIAYAVYAPEQRHAVEVAASQQDHLVNWLSKRLNRTLTIPSLAEYGFELVGGRLLPGEEGPAAQFMYQNASGERLTLYMTTVARNDAKVRMLRDGPRTTYYWASDRVGYALSGQIGQAKLQAIAYDTCKELGGDPKNW from the coding sequence ATGACGAATCAAGACCGCCCGGCCGACGACAACGAGCGCGCGTTGCAGGCGCTCTCCGCCTATATCGACGACGAGTTGCCCGGCGACGAACGCGACGCGACCGCCGTGCGCATCGCTAACGACGCCGCCTGCGAAGCGACGGTGGCCGCTTATCGCGCGCAGGACAACGCGTTGCGCGCGCTGTTCGCGGCGGAACGGGCGGAGCCGCAGATCGTCGTGATGCGGCCGCCCGCGAGGCAACGTTATCTGCTGGCTGCGTGCCTTCTCGTCGTCGGTATCGCGTGCGGATTTCTCATGCACATGCTGCTGCCTTCTTTGGGCGAGCCACGTGCGCGTTTCGCTGAGCGCGCGGATATCGCCTACGCGGTGTATGCGCCCGAGCAGCGGCACGCGGTGGAAGTGGCGGCGTCACAGCAGGATCATCTCGTGAACTGGCTGTCGAAGCGGCTCAACCGGACGCTCACGATTCCATCGCTTGCGGAGTACGGCTTCGAGCTCGTCGGCGGGCGTCTCTTGCCGGGCGAAGAAGGGCCGGCCGCGCAATTCATGTATCAGAACGCATCGGGCGAACGGCTCACGCTGTACATGACCACCGTCGCGCGCAACGACGCGAAGGTCAGGATGCTGCGCGACGGTCCGCGTACGACGTACTACTGGGCATCGGATCGCGTCGGCTATGCGCTCTCCGGGCAAATCGGGCAGGCGAAGCTGCAGGCGATCGCCTATGACACGTGCAAGGAACTGGGCGGGGATCCGAAGAATTGGTGA
- a CDS encoding putative glycolipid-binding domain-containing protein: MKQARWMQRDGRGLEHLVLDERSDGVVIESVVVGEGEAGAFGITYRIECDARWQVTRLAVKLAGGGSIDLHRAHAWTDEHGAPHEALNGCIDVDIIATPFTNTLPIRRLRLQPGERREIRVAYVRVPEMTVSAVAQAYTCIEPNRRYRFEGLDTGFTAEIAVDDDGLVTDYPGLFERIA; encoded by the coding sequence ATGAAACAAGCGCGATGGATGCAGCGGGACGGTCGAGGGCTCGAGCACCTCGTGCTCGATGAGCGGTCCGATGGCGTCGTCATCGAAAGTGTCGTCGTGGGCGAGGGCGAGGCCGGGGCGTTCGGCATCACCTACCGCATCGAGTGCGATGCGCGCTGGCAGGTCACGCGGCTTGCCGTGAAGCTAGCCGGCGGCGGGTCGATCGATCTGCATCGCGCGCACGCGTGGACCGACGAGCACGGCGCGCCGCACGAAGCGCTCAACGGCTGCATCGACGTGGACATCATCGCGACGCCGTTCACCAATACGTTGCCCATCCGCCGCCTGCGCTTGCAGCCGGGCGAGCGGCGCGAGATTCGCGTCGCGTACGTGCGCGTCCCGGAGATGACGGTGAGCGCCGTCGCGCAAGCCTATACATGTATCGAGCCGAACAGGCGTTACCGCTTCGAAGGACTCGACACGGGCTTCACCGCCGAGATCGCGGTCGATGACGACGGCCTCGTGACCGACTACCCCGGCCTCTTCGAACGGATCGCGTAA
- a CDS encoding tlde1 domain-containing protein, with product MVPLWNPKSGNVTMVNGVARRNFRLHPEGRRELSEGCITLVNPAEFELLQRFIRRSPPVLSVPGSSMKAYGTVTVR from the coding sequence ATGGTTCCGCTGTGGAATCCGAAAAGCGGCAACGTAACGATGGTGAACGGCGTCGCGCGTCGAAACTTTCGCTTGCATCCAGAAGGCCGACGCGAACTTAGCGAAGGCTGCATTACTTTAGTGAATCCCGCTGAATTCGAACTGTTACAACGATTCATCCGGCGTTCGCCGCCAGTTTTGTCGGTGCCCGGATCCTCGATGAAAGCATACGGCACGGTGACGGTTCGATGA
- a CDS encoding tlde1 domain-containing protein produces the protein MPVRCVFTLNNRRTSTLVCEGYGTVEAFSGQKEGRDNPARIETPDVGPIPPGIYYLVDRQSGGLLGRMRDILSPIASADRTKWFRCGIRKAAT, from the coding sequence ATGCCGGTTCGCTGCGTCTTCACATTAAATAATCGCCGCACTTCCACACTCGTGTGTGAGGGGTATGGAACGGTAGAGGCGTTCTCGGGACAAAAAGAAGGCCGGGATAATCCGGCACGGATTGAGACGCCCGACGTCGGGCCGATACCGCCGGGAATCTATTATCTAGTGGACCGGCAATCCGGCGGACTGCTCGGGAGAATGCGCGACATCCTCTCACCGATAGCTTCGGCCGACCGCACGAAATGGTTCCGCTGTGGAATCCGAAAAGCGGCAACGTAA
- a CDS encoding 4-hydroxybenzoate 3-monooxygenase, translating into MRTQVGIVGAGPAGLLLSHLLHLRGIESVVLEVRSQQDIESTIRAGVLEQGTMDLLNEAGLGARMQAEGALHHGFELAFEGQRRRIALTELTGHSITVYAQHEVIKDLVAARMAANGALKFNVSDVSLHDFAENSDRKPRIKYRHEGRDEELECDFIIGCDGSQGVSRKCIPEAVRQDYQRVYPFGWFGILVEAPPSSDELIYARHDRGFALISTRSPGVQRMYFQCDPKDSVDAWSDDRIWAELHARVDTADGWQITEGRIFQKNIVGMRSFVSTPMQSGKLFLAGDAAHIVPPTGAKGMNLAVSDVRVLTAALVGYYEENDAASLARYTETALKRVWRAEHFSWWMTRMLHKLDDNSPFEQRLQVAELEHVTTSRAAATALAENYVGSVAV; encoded by the coding sequence ATGCGTACTCAAGTCGGCATCGTCGGCGCGGGCCCGGCGGGGCTTCTGCTCTCTCATCTCCTTCATCTGCGCGGCATCGAATCGGTCGTGCTCGAAGTGCGCAGCCAGCAGGACATCGAATCCACCATTCGCGCGGGCGTGCTCGAACAAGGGACGATGGACCTGCTCAACGAAGCCGGCCTCGGCGCGCGGATGCAGGCCGAAGGCGCACTGCATCACGGTTTCGAACTCGCGTTCGAAGGACAGCGGCGACGCATTGCCCTGACCGAACTGACCGGCCACTCGATCACGGTCTACGCGCAGCACGAAGTCATCAAGGATCTGGTCGCGGCGCGCATGGCGGCGAACGGTGCGCTGAAGTTCAACGTGTCGGACGTTTCGCTGCACGACTTCGCCGAGAACAGCGACCGCAAGCCGCGCATCAAGTACCGCCACGAGGGACGCGACGAAGAGCTGGAGTGCGACTTCATCATCGGCTGTGACGGCTCGCAAGGCGTCTCGCGCAAGTGCATTCCGGAGGCGGTGCGACAGGACTATCAGCGCGTGTACCCGTTCGGCTGGTTCGGCATTCTGGTTGAAGCGCCGCCCTCGTCCGACGAACTCATCTATGCGCGCCACGACCGCGGCTTCGCGCTTATCAGCACGCGCTCGCCGGGCGTGCAACGCATGTACTTCCAGTGCGACCCGAAAGATTCGGTCGATGCCTGGTCCGACGACCGCATCTGGGCCGAACTGCACGCGCGCGTCGATACGGCGGACGGCTGGCAGATCACTGAAGGGCGCATTTTTCAGAAGAACATCGTCGGCATGCGCAGCTTCGTTTCGACGCCGATGCAGTCCGGCAAGCTCTTCCTCGCTGGCGACGCGGCGCACATCGTGCCGCCGACCGGCGCGAAGGGCATGAATCTGGCGGTGTCGGACGTGCGCGTGCTGACGGCGGCGCTCGTCGGCTATTACGAGGAAAACGACGCGGCCTCGCTTGCCCGTTACACGGAGACGGCGCTCAAGCGCGTGTGGCGCGCCGAGCACTTCTCGTGGTGGATGACGCGCATGCTGCACAAGCTCGACGACAACTCGCCTTTCGAGCAGCGGCTGCAAGTTGCCGAGCTCGAGCATGTGACGACGTCGCGCGCAGCGGCCACCGCGCTTGCGGAGAACTATGTCGGGAGTGTGGCGGTTTGA
- a CDS encoding type VI secretion system tube protein Hcp produces the protein MTSDIFIQLDGIKGESQDADFPNAIDVIH, from the coding sequence ATGACTTCAGACATCTTTATCCAGCTCGACGGCATCAAAGGCGAGTCACAAGATGCGGACTTCCCCAACGCCATCGACGTAATTCACTGA
- a CDS encoding BspC domain-containing protein yields the protein MKPLIAPALCALLLSASLFQIVQAQETPDPTEDYSYLTRLHVPDTVVQCVAAFDRWVENAPKYDTLIVPDRRVLSAKIDDDTAILSPANPIPVDKVILMRAFAKARGKAQWMRVDSRCGVRDGQVVGVSLTPNMKPQIVR from the coding sequence ATGAAACCCTTGATCGCCCCTGCGCTGTGCGCGCTTCTGCTTTCGGCGTCGCTGTTCCAGATCGTTCAGGCTCAAGAGACGCCCGACCCTACCGAAGACTATTCGTATCTCACGCGCCTGCATGTGCCCGATACCGTCGTGCAATGCGTCGCGGCTTTCGACCGCTGGGTCGAAAACGCGCCGAAGTACGACACGCTGATCGTGCCGGACCGCCGCGTGTTGTCCGCGAAGATCGACGACGACACGGCGATCCTGAGCCCCGCCAATCCCATTCCCGTCGACAAGGTGATCTTGATGCGCGCGTTTGCCAAGGCGCGCGGCAAGGCGCAATGGATGCGCGTCGATAGCCGCTGCGGCGTGCGCGACGGACAAGTGGTCGGCGTCTCGCTCACGCCGAACATGAAGCCGCAGATCGTGCGATGA
- a CDS encoding aldo/keto reductase, producing the protein MRYRKFGNTGLFVSELCLGTMTFGGGGGGIWDNIGQLQQADADKLVGRSLDAGINFIDTADVYADGQSEIITGQALKNLKVPRENVVVGTKILGEAGTKSVNSRGASRFHIIDGVKASLKRLQLDHVDLYQIHGFDPATPIEETLRALDTLVQHGHVRYIGVSNWAAWQIMKALGISERLGLARFESLQAYYTIAGRDLERELVPLLQSENVGLMVWSPLAGGLLSGKFTREGGKEEGSRRSKFDFPPVNVDRAYDCIDAMRRMAEAKSVSVAQIALAWLLHQQVVTSVIVGAKRIEQLDDNIAATNVRLSEDELAALNEVSQLPAEYPGWMLTRQGEYRRNQLKEAAGE; encoded by the coding sequence ATGCGCTACAGGAAATTCGGCAACACCGGCCTCTTCGTCTCCGAACTGTGCCTCGGCACCATGACGTTCGGCGGCGGTGGCGGCGGCATCTGGGACAACATCGGCCAGCTTCAGCAGGCGGACGCCGACAAGCTCGTCGGCCGGTCGCTCGACGCGGGCATCAACTTCATCGACACCGCCGATGTCTACGCCGACGGCCAGTCGGAAATCATCACCGGACAGGCGCTCAAGAACCTGAAGGTGCCGCGCGAGAATGTCGTCGTCGGGACGAAGATTCTGGGCGAAGCGGGCACCAAGAGCGTGAATTCCCGCGGCGCGTCGCGGTTTCACATCATCGACGGCGTGAAGGCGAGCCTCAAGCGCCTGCAACTCGATCACGTCGATCTCTATCAGATTCACGGCTTCGATCCCGCCACGCCGATCGAAGAAACACTGCGCGCGCTCGATACGCTCGTGCAGCACGGCCACGTGCGCTACATCGGCGTGTCGAACTGGGCGGCTTGGCAGATCATGAAGGCGCTCGGCATTTCGGAGCGGCTCGGGCTCGCGCGCTTCGAATCGTTGCAGGCGTATTACACGATCGCCGGACGCGATCTGGAACGCGAACTGGTGCCGCTGTTGCAAAGCGAAAACGTCGGGCTGATGGTGTGGAGCCCGCTCGCGGGCGGCCTGCTCTCAGGCAAGTTCACGCGCGAAGGCGGCAAGGAAGAAGGCAGCCGCCGCTCGAAATTCGACTTCCCGCCGGTCAACGTCGATCGCGCGTACGACTGCATCGACGCGATGCGCCGCATGGCCGAGGCGAAGAGCGTGTCGGTTGCGCAGATCGCGCTTGCGTGGCTCCTGCACCAGCAGGTGGTGACGAGCGTAATCGTCGGCGCTAAGCGCATCGAGCAACTCGATGACAACATTGCGGCGACGAATGTGCGACTCAGCGAAGACGAACTCGCGGCGCTCAACGAAGTGAGCCAGTTGCCGGCCGAATACCCCGGCTGGATGCTCACGCGCCAGGGCGAATACCGCCGCAACCAGTTGAAGGAAGCGGCGGGCGAGTAA
- a CDS encoding amylo-alpha-1,6-glucosidase, giving the protein MDTKQQTQNPTQQQQQQQQQQQLAATDEAFIPTENVNQPTERQFVLKSGNTFAVYDANGDIRGRDDGLFVNDTRVLSELVLTFGGRAPSLLSGSVSSDNAVFTAHLTNRPLPPIGGARTPEGVIHVERKRVLSGHVLHESIVLTNYGTEPSTVPLSISFAADFLDMFEVRGTIRPKRGTLRPPAVENGEVVLSYIGLDEVERTARIQFTPAPDVLSPTRADYALHIQSETAISVYLSVTAVTHALNDASEESKRNAAEAPECAPESGRPAIREALVDAHRSMRDKRRAGARVRSSNPLFSEWIDRSLADLGLLTTDLETGPYPYAGIPWFSTPFGRDAIITSLQMLWLQPTLARGVLRFLAAHQAREDSAFRDAEVGKIMHETRKSEMAATGEVPFALYYGGVDSTPLFIVLAGAYAERTGDRALIDEIWPALQLAAGWVARHCDRNPHGLLSYQRATEYGLANQGWKDSHDSVFHADGQFPIGPISLVEVQAYASTAFSTMARLARERGEHERVAEFERRAEHIRERVEALFWMPEMDFYGIALDGRNELCRVLSSNAGHLLAFDLVERKRGEAVARQLESALFHTGWGVRTLAAGQPRFNPMSYHNGSVWPHDSAICARGLARYGERGAAVGLLQSLFEAAVTFDMRLPELFCGFTRQRGERPIAYPVACLPQAWAAGAPFMILEACLGVTIDAVNDEIRVDRPQLPEGIDWLEIGDLRIGEKNVTITFRRVGGQVVPSVEGDARVVAVL; this is encoded by the coding sequence ATGGATACGAAGCAACAGACGCAGAACCCGACGCAACAGCAACAACAGCAGCAGCAACAGCAGCAGTTGGCGGCGACGGACGAGGCATTCATCCCAACCGAGAACGTCAACCAGCCGACCGAGCGGCAATTCGTCCTCAAGTCCGGCAACACCTTCGCCGTCTACGACGCCAACGGCGATATCCGCGGTCGTGACGACGGCCTGTTCGTCAACGACACGCGCGTGCTTTCGGAACTGGTGTTGACCTTCGGCGGCCGCGCGCCTTCGCTGCTATCGGGGAGCGTTTCGAGCGACAACGCCGTGTTCACCGCGCATCTGACGAACCGGCCCTTGCCGCCCATCGGCGGGGCACGCACGCCGGAGGGCGTGATTCACGTCGAGCGCAAACGTGTGCTATCGGGACACGTGCTGCACGAAAGCATCGTGCTCACGAACTACGGCACGGAACCGTCGACGGTGCCGCTTTCCATCTCGTTCGCCGCCGACTTCCTGGACATGTTCGAAGTGCGCGGCACCATTCGGCCGAAACGCGGCACTTTGCGCCCGCCCGCCGTCGAAAACGGGGAAGTCGTGCTGAGCTACATCGGACTGGACGAAGTAGAGCGCACCGCGCGCATCCAGTTCACGCCCGCCCCGGACGTTCTCTCGCCGACGCGCGCCGACTACGCGCTCCACATTCAGTCGGAGACGGCGATTTCGGTGTATTTGTCGGTCACGGCGGTCACGCACGCCCTGAACGACGCCAGCGAGGAAAGCAAGCGCAACGCAGCGGAAGCCCCGGAATGCGCGCCGGAATCGGGACGGCCGGCCATCCGCGAGGCGCTCGTCGACGCGCACCGCAGCATGCGCGACAAGCGCCGCGCCGGCGCCCGCGTCAGATCGAGCAATCCGCTCTTCAGTGAATGGATCGACCGGTCGCTCGCGGACCTCGGCTTGCTGACCACGGATCTCGAAACCGGCCCGTACCCGTACGCGGGCATTCCGTGGTTCTCGACGCCGTTCGGACGCGACGCCATCATCACGTCGCTGCAAATGCTGTGGCTGCAGCCGACGCTCGCGCGCGGCGTCCTGCGCTTTCTGGCTGCGCATCAGGCGCGCGAAGACTCGGCGTTCAGAGACGCCGAAGTCGGCAAGATCATGCACGAGACCCGCAAGAGCGAAATGGCGGCCACCGGCGAAGTGCCGTTCGCGCTGTACTACGGCGGCGTGGACAGCACGCCGCTTTTCATCGTGCTTGCCGGCGCGTATGCGGAGCGCACGGGAGACCGCGCGCTCATCGACGAAATCTGGCCGGCGCTGCAACTGGCCGCCGGCTGGGTGGCGCGCCATTGCGACCGAAACCCGCATGGTCTCTTGAGCTACCAGCGGGCGACCGAATACGGCCTTGCCAATCAGGGCTGGAAAGACAGTCATGACTCCGTGTTTCATGCGGACGGCCAGTTCCCGATCGGGCCGATTTCGCTCGTGGAAGTGCAGGCTTATGCATCAACGGCGTTCTCCACGATGGCCCGCCTTGCCCGCGAGCGCGGCGAGCATGAGCGGGTAGCGGAGTTCGAGCGGCGCGCCGAGCACATACGCGAACGCGTCGAGGCGCTCTTCTGGATGCCCGAGATGGACTTCTACGGCATCGCGCTGGATGGGCGCAACGAGCTTTGCCGGGTGCTCTCGTCGAACGCGGGGCATCTGCTTGCATTCGACCTCGTGGAGCGCAAGCGCGGCGAGGCGGTCGCGCGTCAACTGGAATCCGCGCTCTTTCACACCGGCTGGGGCGTGCGCACGCTCGCAGCAGGGCAGCCGCGCTTCAATCCGATGTCGTATCACAACGGCTCCGTATGGCCGCACGATTCGGCCATCTGCGCGCGCGGCCTTGCACGCTACGGCGAGCGCGGCGCGGCGGTTGGCCTGCTGCAATCGTTGTTCGAGGCGGCCGTCACGTTCGACATGCGCTTGCCCGAGCTCTTTTGCGGCTTCACGCGGCAGCGCGGCGAGCGGCCCATTGCGTACCCGGTGGCGTGCCTGCCGCAGGCATGGGCGGCGGGGGCGCCGTTCATGATTCTTGAGGCGTGTCTGGGCGTGACGATCGACGCGGTCAACGACGAAATCCGCGTCGACCGGCCGCAGTTGCCCGAGGGCATCGACTGGCTGGAGATCGGGGATCTGCGAATCGGCGAGAAGAACGTCACCATCACGTTCCGGCGTGTGGGCGGGCAAGTGGTGCCGTCGGTGGAGGGCGATGCGCGGGTCGTGGCGGTGCTGTGA
- a CDS encoding AraC family transcriptional regulator: MALNDTPGLAGKDGHDHSRETHRVSSDSTLDQARLDLVALIDRFTVGCEGTTETPVPGLFLHRVMNPGGPKPGIQTPALALIAQGSKRVIVGDEVYVYDPMHYLVSSVDLPVIGQVTVASDSEPYLGLRLDLDVEEITSLIQDQNLPPATQTDASRGLFVNRLGTSMLDAVLRLLRLIDTPEDVPIVAPLVKREILYRLLMNGSGARLRQIALNDSQTQRIAKAIKLLRQHFDQPLRVEDIAKDVHMSVSSLHHHFKAVTAMSPLQYQKQLRLQEARRLMLLDIADAATAAHRVGYESASQFSREYSRLFGAPPLRDTRRWRDAAAAGA, encoded by the coding sequence ATGGCGCTGAACGACACGCCCGGCCTCGCCGGAAAAGATGGTCACGATCATTCCCGCGAAACGCACCGCGTTTCATCCGACTCCACGCTCGATCAGGCGCGGCTCGATCTGGTCGCGCTGATCGACCGCTTTACCGTAGGCTGCGAAGGCACGACGGAGACGCCGGTGCCGGGCCTTTTCCTGCATCGCGTGATGAATCCCGGCGGGCCGAAGCCGGGCATCCAGACGCCGGCGCTCGCGCTCATCGCGCAGGGTTCGAAGCGCGTGATCGTCGGCGACGAGGTGTACGTCTACGATCCGATGCACTATCTCGTTTCGTCCGTCGATTTGCCGGTGATCGGCCAGGTGACGGTCGCGAGCGATTCGGAGCCGTATCTCGGCCTGCGGCTCGACCTCGATGTCGAAGAGATCACCTCGCTGATCCAGGACCAGAACCTGCCGCCCGCGACGCAGACCGACGCTTCGCGCGGCCTGTTCGTCAATCGCCTCGGCACGTCGATGCTCGACGCCGTGCTGCGCCTCTTGCGCCTCATCGACACGCCGGAAGACGTGCCGATCGTCGCGCCGCTCGTCAAGCGCGAGATTCTGTACCGGCTGCTGATGAACGGCTCCGGCGCGCGGCTGCGCCAGATCGCGCTCAACGACAGCCAGACGCAGCGCATCGCGAAGGCCATCAAGCTGCTGCGTCAGCATTTCGATCAGCCGTTGCGCGTGGAGGACATCGCGAAGGACGTGCATATGAGCGTGTCGTCGCTGCATCATCACTTCAAGGCCGTGACCGCGATGAGCCCGCTGCAATATCAGAAGCAGTTGCGCTTGCAGGAAGCGCGGCGGCTCATGCTGCTCGATATCGCGGATGCCGCGACGGCCGCGCATCGCGTAGGCTATGAAAGCGCGTCGCAGTTCAGCCGCGAGTACAGCCGGCTCTTCGGCGCGCCGCCCCTGCGCGATACGCGCCGCTGGCGCGATGCGGCCGCCGCCGGCGCATGA